One region of Arvicola amphibius chromosome 3, mArvAmp1.2, whole genome shotgun sequence genomic DNA includes:
- the LOC119809283 gene encoding olfactory receptor 867-like, translated as METQNFTLIPEFLIVGLSDNPELQPILFGLFLSMYLVTVLGNLLIILAVSSSSKLYTPMYFFLSNLSFIDICFISTTIPKMLVNMHSQRKGISYRECLTQVYFFTTLVGMDNFLLTLMAYDRFVAICHPLNYTVIMSPWVCTLLVLILWIIMFWVSLILILLMNELNFSRGTEIQHFFCELAQVLKVANSDTYVNNVVLYVLTSLLGVIPMIGIFMSYSQIISALLRMSSTVSKCKAFSTCGSHLSVVSLFYGSGLAVYFSSSVSHPSLRRMIASLMYTVISPMLNPFIYCLRNKDVKDALGEIVNRVASCPSLMRTLRQNL; from the coding sequence atggaaacacagaactTCACACTAATACCAGAATTTCTCATTGTGGGCCTCTCAGATAATCCTGAACTgcagcccattctctttggactGTTTCTGTCTATGTACCTGGTCACCGTGCTTGGGAACCTGCTCATCATCCTGGCTGTCAGTTCTAGCTCCAAACTCtacactcccatgtacttcttcctctccaaCCTGTCTTTTATTGATATCTGTTTCATCTCAACTACAATACCAAAGATGCTGGTGAACATGCACTCACAGAGAAAAGGCATCTCCTACAGAGAATGCCTTACACAAGTATATTTTTTTACTACTTTAGTTGGAATGGATAATTTTTTACTTACTTTGATGGCCTATGATCGCTTTGTAGCTATCTGTCATCCCCTCAACTACACTGTTATCATGAGTCCTTGGGTATGTACCCTTCTGGTCTTGATACTTTGGATCATCATGTTCTGGGTCTCCCTGATTCTTATTCTATTGATGAACGAATTGAACTTCTCCAGAGGAACTGAAATCCAACATTTCTTCTGTGAACTGGCACAAGTTCTCAAGGTAGCCAACTCTGATACTTACGTCAATAATGTTGTTCTGTATGTGCTGACTTCCCTACTAGGTGTGATTCCTATGATAGGAATCTTTATGTCTTATTCACAAATTATCTCAGCCTTATTAAGGATGTCCTCTACTGTGAGTAAGTGCAAAGCCTTTTCCACCTGTGGGTCTCACCTCTCTGTGGTCTCCTTGTTCTATGGGTCAGGACTTGCAGTTTACTTCAGCTCCTCTGTTTCTCATCCTTCTCTGAGAAGAATGATTGCCTCATTGATGTATACTGTGATCAGTCCCATGCTGAACCCATTCATATATTGCCTGAGAAACAAGGATGTAAAGGATGCTCTTGGAGAAATTGTCAACAGAGTTGCCTCTTGTCCATCCCTAATGAGAACTCTAAGACAAAATTTATGA